One Panicum virgatum strain AP13 chromosome 3N, P.virgatum_v5, whole genome shotgun sequence DNA segment encodes these proteins:
- the LOC120667058 gene encoding glycine-rich RNA-binding protein 1-like, whose product MEASDVEYRCFVGGLAWATDDNSLHNAFSPYGEVLESKIILDRETQRSRGFGFVTFSSEQAMRDAIEGMNGKELDGRSITVNEAQSRGGPRSGGGGGYGRREGGGGYGGGGGGYGRREGGGGYGGGGGGYGGRGGYGGGGYGGNRGGGYGNSDGNWRS is encoded by the exons ATGGAGGCGTCGGATGTTGAGTACCGCTGCTTCGTCGGCGGCCTTGCCTGGGCCACCGACGACAACTCGCTCCACAACGCCTTCAGCCCCTACGGCGAGGTCCTCGAGTCCAAG ATCATCCTCGATCGTGAGACCCAGAGGTCCCGCGGCTTCGGCTTCGTCACCTTCTCGAGCGAGCAGGCGATGCGCGACGCCATCGAGGGGATGAACGGCAAGGAGCTGGACGGCCGCAGCATCACCGTCAACGAGGCCCAGTCCCGCGGCGGCccgcgctccggcggcggcggcggctacgggcgccgcgagggcggcggtggctacggcggcggcggcggcggctacggtcgccgcgagggcggcggcggctacggcggcggcggcggcggctacggtgGCCGTGgaggctacggcggcggcggctacggtggcaaccgcggcggcggctacggcaACTCCGATGGGAACTGGAGGAGCTGA